Proteins from a genomic interval of Falco rusticolus isolate bFalRus1 chromosome 7, bFalRus1.pri, whole genome shotgun sequence:
- the ANP32A gene encoding acidic leucine-rich nuclear phosphoprotein 32 family member A isoform X1, translated as MYYRNQPSHLCVRFSARRLPAGATFAVQVKELVLDNCRSYDGKIEGLTDEFEELEFLSTINVGLASVANLPKLNKLKKLELSDNRISGGLEVLAEKCPNLMHLNLSGNKIKDLGTIEPLKKLENLKSLDLFNCEVTNLNDYRENVFKLLPQLTYLDGYDRDDKEAPDSDAEGYVEGLDDEEEDEDVLSLVKDRDDKEAPDSDAEGYVEGLDDEEEDEDEEEYDDDAQVVEDEEDEEEEEEGEEEDVSGEEEEDEEGYNDGEVDDDEDEEEPDEERGQKRKREPEDEGDEDD; from the exons ATGTACTATAGGAACCAGCCTAGCCACCTGTGTGTTAGGTTTTCTGCTAGACGTTTACCTGCGGGTGCCACCTTCGCTGTTCAG GTTAAAGAACTCGTTCTTGACAACTGTAGGTCATATGACGGCAAAATCGAAGGCCTTACAGATGAGTTTGAAGAGCTGGAATTCTTGAGTACAATCAACGTAGGCTTAGCCTCAGTTGCAAACTTACCAAAGTTAAACAAACTTAAGAAG CTCGAGCTAAGCGACAACAGAATCTCAGGAGGACTGGAAGTGTTGGCAGAAAAGTGTCCGAACCTCATGCATCTAAATCTAAGCggcaacaaaataaaagatctcGGTACAATAGAACCTCTG aaaaagtTAGAAAACCTGAAGAGCCTAGATCTTTTCAATTGTGAGGTAACCAACTTGAATGATTATAGAGAAAACGTATTCAAGCTCCTCCCGCAACTCACATACCTCGATGGCTACGATCGGGATGACAAAGAAGCACCGGACTCTGATGCAGAGGGCTACGTGGAGGGCTTAGACGACgaggaggaagatgaagatG TCTTATCTCTAGTGAAAGATCGGGATGACAAAGAAGCACCAGACTCTGATGCAGAGGGCTACGTGGAGGGCTTAGACGACgaggaggaagatgaagacG AAGAGGAGTATGATGATGATGCTCAGGTAGTAGAAGATGAAGAAGAcgaggaggaagaggaggaaggagaagaggaggatgTGAGCGGAGAGGAAGAG gaGGATGAAGAAGGCTACAACGATGGTGAGGTagatgatgatgaagatgaagaa
- the ANP32A gene encoding acidic leucine-rich nuclear phosphoprotein 32 family member A isoform X3, which translates to MYYRNQPSHLCVRFSARRLPAGATFAVQVKELVLDNCRSYDGKIEGLTDEFEELEFLSTINVGLASVANLPKLNKLKKLELSDNRISGGLEVLAEKCPNLMHLNLSGNKIKDLGTIEPLKKLENLKSLDLFNCEVTNLNDYRENVFKLLPQLTYLDGYDRDDKEAPDSDAEGYVEGLDDEEEDEDEEEYDDDAQVVEDEEDEEEEEEGEEEDVSGEEEEDEEGYNDGEVDDDEDEEEPDEERGQKRKREPEDEGDEDD; encoded by the exons ATGTACTATAGGAACCAGCCTAGCCACCTGTGTGTTAGGTTTTCTGCTAGACGTTTACCTGCGGGTGCCACCTTCGCTGTTCAG GTTAAAGAACTCGTTCTTGACAACTGTAGGTCATATGACGGCAAAATCGAAGGCCTTACAGATGAGTTTGAAGAGCTGGAATTCTTGAGTACAATCAACGTAGGCTTAGCCTCAGTTGCAAACTTACCAAAGTTAAACAAACTTAAGAAG CTCGAGCTAAGCGACAACAGAATCTCAGGAGGACTGGAAGTGTTGGCAGAAAAGTGTCCGAACCTCATGCATCTAAATCTAAGCggcaacaaaataaaagatctcGGTACAATAGAACCTCTG aaaaagtTAGAAAACCTGAAGAGCCTAGATCTTTTCAATTGTGAGGTAACCAACTTGAATGATTATAGAGAAAACGTATTCAAGCTCCTCCCGCAACTCACATACCTCGATGGCTACGATCGGGATGACAAAGAAGCACCGGACTCTGATGCAGAGGGCTACGTGGAGGGCTTAGACGACgaggaggaagatgaagatG AAGAGGAGTATGATGATGATGCTCAGGTAGTAGAAGATGAAGAAGAcgaggaggaagaggaggaaggagaagaggaggatgTGAGCGGAGAGGAAGAG gaGGATGAAGAAGGCTACAACGATGGTGAGGTagatgatgatgaagatgaagaa